TCAACTAAGTTTAGACAATAAGCAATATGCCCTTTAACGCCAACCATATTATTTAGTGGTTGGCGTTATTGTATTTAAGAATACTACCTGCTATGCAGGTAGTTCTGAAAAGCTTTTAGCGATAAGTATGACATAAAAGACCTCCTTTTGTTACAATAAAATTGGTTTCGCCGGCCAATTTAAAAACAAAAGGAGGTCATCCACATGGATGAAAATAGTTTATCACACACCAAATGGGATTGTAAATATCATATAGTATTTGCCCCAAAGTATAGACGACAAGAAATATATGGAAAGAAAAAGAAAGAGATAGGAAAGATATTACGTGAGCTTTGTGAGTGGAAAGGGGTGCAGATAATAGAAGCTAATGCATGCCCAGACCATATACATATGTTAGTAGAGATTCCACCCAAATTAAGTATATCAAGTTTTATGGGATTTCTAAAAGGGAAAAGTAGTTTAAGGATATTTGAAAAGTATGGGAATCTTAAGTATAAATATGGCAATAGACACTTTTGGTGCAGAGGGTATTATGTGAGTACGGTGGGAAGAAATAAAAAAGCAATAGAACAATATATAAAGAATCAATTACATGAAGATATGATGTCGGATCAAATAAGTTTAAAAGAATACATGGACCCTTTTAAGGGTGGCAAGTAAAGAACTTTATGCAACTGGCGAAACCAAAGAGTGCCTTAAGGCACAGCAGGTACCATGCCCTTATAGGGCTAACGAAAAACCACCAGCTAAGCTGGTGGATATTTATTGCTAATTGATATAATATAAGTAAGCGCCAAAATGAGTATATGGAAGCATAAAAAAGGAGTATTTTGAAGTAACATCTGGTAAGAAAGCAGATAGGATTGAATGGATAGGCGAGATCATGCCATGAATATCCATCAAAAGTTGAGAAGCCGTTATTTTTTAATATAAGGTTGTTGACTCTCCCTTAAGGGGATATTTTATAATTTACTGTTAAGAGGGAAGGAGAATAAGCAGTGCTTAAGATCGGCGAGTTTTCAAAGCTGGCACATCTTACGGTTAAGGCATTAAGATTTTATGAGAAAGAGGAGTTATTGATCCCTGCATTTGTGGATGAGAGTACAGGATTTAGATACTATGAAACGGATCAATTGGAAATTGCAGCAAAGATTAAATCCTATAGGCAGCTTGAGTTATCCATAGATGAGATCAAGGTCATACTAAAAGGCGCAGAACCAAAGATTATACTTGAAGAAAAGGTAAAAAACTTAAAGGCACAAAAGGAAGCACTGGATATTCGACTCTCTATAATCAATCATATTTTGGAAGAGGGAGTGATGAAATATCAGGTAACAGTGAAAGAAATACCTTCAGTTATTGTTTATTATTCAGAAGTCAGGTTACCCAAATATTCGGATATGATGCAGCACATTCCTATTATCAGAGAGGAATGGATGAAATTAAATCCTGGTATCAAATGTATTGAGCCACTATATGAATTTTGTGAATATCTTGATGAGGAACACAGAGATGAGGATGTGACAATCAGATACAATAGGGCTGTGGACAGATTTGGTGTTGAAAGTGAGAATATCAGATTCAGAGAGATTCCTTCAGCCAAGGTATTGAGTATTTTACATAAGGGAGTCTATGACCAAATTGGTGAGGCATATGCATATATTATGAAATATGCAGAAGTTAATGGGTACAAGGTAATTGGACTTTCAAGAGAATGCTATATAGATGGAATATGGAATAAGGGCAGTATAGATGAGTGGCTGACAGAAATTCAGCTGCCGATTGAATAAGGAGTGAAAGGGAATGGCTTTTGATTTTAAGAAAGAATATAAGGAATTCTATACAGCGACGAATGAACCGAAGATCGTAGCTGTTCCAAAGGTGAATTATATAGCTGTAAGAGGTAAAGGTAATCCAAATGAGGAAGGCGGAGCTTATCAGCAGGCAATAAGTATATTGTATGCGGTTGCATATACATTAAAGATGAGCTACAAAACAGATTATAAAATAGAAGGATTTTTCGAGTATGTGGTTCCCCCGTCGGAGGGATTTTGGTGGCAGGATAATGTAGCAGGAGTTGATTATTCTAATAAGGATAGTTTCAATTGGATTTCGGTTATTAGGCTTCCTGATTTTGTAACCAAGGAAGATTTTGCCTGGGCAGTAGAGACTGCATCCAAAAAGAAAAAAATTGATTGTTCTTTGGCAGAGTTCTATACATTGGAAGAAGGCTTATGTGCCCAAATTATGCACATAGGACCTTTTGATAACGAGCCGGCGACGGTAGCTTTGATGGATGCGTATCTGGAGGAAAATGGATACGAAACAGATTTGAATGAAGAGAGACTACATCATGAAATTTATTTGTCTGATGCAAGAAAGATTGCTCCGGAAAAATGGAAAACGATCATCAGACATCCAATCAAAAAGAAAAAGTAGAATACAGGCTCCTGCCATTGGATGGATTTCTAATGACAAGGAGCTTTTTTAGGATTATAATTTAAGTTAAAGTTTCTAACAGAGAATGGGATTATGGATAGAACAGAAAAGATGGTCAGGCAATTTTAACTTTGGATCTTTTATGATGAAGAATGCCATCATCGACGATCATTGAGAATGGTCCAGGAAGAAAAAGAGAAGAAATATTGCTGCAAATGATGAAGCTATGCATCGCAGCGGTAAAAAATTAGCTATAATAAAAATAAACAAGTATGAATTTAAGGAGATAAGATATTATGCTTGAAAAAATGGGAGAGTTTTTTGACAGACGACTGGATGAATACGAAGATCATCAATTAAATTGTATTGAATCAGCCCATGAATTTTATAAATATACAGCTAAGTGTCTCCCTATGGAATGTGGATGCCGTATTATTGATCTTGGCTGTGGAACTGGACTGGAATTAGAGGAATATTTTCGTTTAAATCCATCGGCTAAGGTTACTGGAATCGATTTGGCTCCCGGTATGCTTAACAGACTGCGAGAAAAGTTCCGGGATAAAGACGTGAATTTGATTCTTGGCTCATATTTTGAAGTTCCATTTGGAATTGAGCGGTTCGATGCGGCTGTATCTGTGGAATCACTGCATCATTTCACAGCGGATGAAAAAAGACCGCTTTATGAAAAATTGCGAAAATCCCTAAAACCCGGTGGATTCTTTATACTCACGGATTATATGATATTGTCTGATGAAGAAGAAGCATTCTATAGAAAAGAACTGCTTCGCTTAAAAGCTGAAGAAGGTATTGCTGATAATGAATTTTATCATTATGATACGCCGCTCACTGTAGATCATGAAAAAGAATGCCTTTTGTCAGCAGGTTTTTCATCAGTTGAAATCTTGAACCACTGGGCTGAAACCTATACGATTAAAGCAATTCGATAATGATACTATTGTTTTTTGCTTATGCACTTTCTACACAGTTTGAACAGGGGCAGGAGTATTCCTGCCCTAATGTTTGTTTTGAAGGATGTTCAGGATGTTTTAGTGTAAAGAATGACAAGAAAGTCACATTCAGCCTTAAAATGTCATTTAAATCGATAGAACCAGAACAATGGATGATTTATAATAGAATCATTCTCTCTGTAGTTTTGGGCTTTTTACAAATAGTTAGTCTCAGGATGTAATAGTAAAGGGATAGATAATCATGAAACAGCCTGTTTTTGCAATGAAAGTATGCAGTAAAATCAGATGGTTGATGGCGGGTTTTTTTGTATTTGTGCTTTTACTTGCAGGATGTGGTACTATTTCTTCGACCAACGCTTACCTGGCAGAGGACAGAGACAGTCGCTGGGTGAATGATATTACCTATCTTGAAAAGACGTTGCCACGGGTTCACAAGAATTTATATTTTAAGATTACTGAAGAGGAATTTACCCGTCAGCTGGAAGAATTAAAAAATAAAGTACACGACTATACAGACGAAGAGATTGAAATTGCATTAAGTGTTATTCTGGCTGGCATCGGTGATACGCATACAGGATTGAACATGGGTGTGGAATCTATGTATCCCCTTGAGCTTCATTGGTTTGCAGAGGGTATCTATATTACTGGCACAAGCAAAGAACATCAGGAACTGTTGAATACCAGAATCATCAAAGTGAATGGTATTAAAATGGAGGAAGCGGCCAATAAGCTTAGACCTTTGCTTCAAGGGGCAAATGAAAGCTGGTTTAAAAACCAAGTTATTTATTATCTTACGATTCCAGGTGTCCTGAAATATTTCGGTTTAAGTGAGTCGGACGAAATTGGACTGGAGATTGAGCTGACAGATGGTCAAAAAAAGCAGGTTCAACTGAAACCGATAAATTATGAGGAGTATGTGCCGATCGAACAATCAGATAAGGTTATTCCACTATACCGGAGCCATCCGGATGAGAATTACTGGTACGAGTATTTAAAGGATGAAAAAATGATTTATCTGAACTATACTCGTTGCCGAGAAATGGAAAATAAGCCTTTTAAAACTTTTGCTAAGGAGTTTTGGGATTTTGCCAAAAGTCATGAAGCCGACAAGCTGATTATTGACATTAGGGAAAATGGTGGTGGAAGCTCGACCATTCTCGATTCTTTTATCAAAGAACTTAAAAAGAGCAAATTTAACGAGAATGGCAAACTTTTTGTGATTATAGGAAAAGATACCTTTTCATCAGCAATTTTAAATATCATTAGTTTGAAGAAAGATACTATGGCTTGGTTTGTTGGAGAAGCTACAGGCGGTGAACCGAATCATTACGGCGAGGTAAAGAAGTTTGAGCTTCCGAACAGCAAAATTCCAATTCGTTACTCTACGAAGTATTTCCATTGGTTAGACCAGGATGTCAATACAATTGAACCAGATGTGGTGATTGAAGAAACTTTTGCTTCTTATCGGGAAGGGACTGACCCGGTACTGGAGTGGATCAAGAAACAGAATTAAATGTTTAATTTGAAAAGATAGATTCCCAGACTTTTGGCAAGAATTGCTGAGTGCTGGGAATTTTATTTTTTATAAAAAGAACATTTGTTCTGAAAAAAGAAATATGATATAATGTTGTAATAAATTTGAAGAATTAGTCTTTTCGAATTTATAGGGAAATTATTAAAAATATAAGAAAATAAAGGAGGTTTAAAATTTATGGGCAAAGAATGGTCAGAAAAGCAGAAGAAGGTCCAGATTCTCCTTGGGAAAGAAGCCATATATAAGGAAGCAATAAAACAGCTTCTTGAACTTCGGGAAGAAATGTTTGAGCAGATTTCACAGATTGTGAACGGGTATCCTGCCAGGGCATTTTATCAGATGCCTTTTGCAAATGTGAAGGGTTATCACAGTAAGACGCTTGCCTATTCTATCTGGCATATCTTTCGGATTGAAGATATTGTGGCCCATATATTGATTGCAGGAGACGACCAGATATTTGTAAAGGGGGAGTATCAGAAGAAAATTGGTTCGCTGATCATTACAACCGGTAATGAGTTGCAGGGACAGGAGATTGCAGATTTTTCACAGAAACTTGATATCGGGGCCCTATATGAATATGCTAAAGAAGTTATGCTATCTACCAACTCAATCCTTTCACAACTGGAATATTCACAGATGAAGAAAAAATATTCGGATGAGGATAAGAAAAGGCTTGTAGAATCTGGTTGTGTCAGTTCTGCTGAGAATGCTGTCTGGCTTATCGATTACTGGTGTGATAAAGACATTAACGGCTTGATTAAAATGCCCTTTAGCAGACACTGGATCATGCATATTGAGGCGATGCAGCGGATTAAGAATAAGTTATGCAAAATGGCCCGTAAAGGTGTGGACCCTGCAGCATATTGTGACCATTCTTGCAATCACTGCTTCTTAGGTGAGTGGTGTGGCTCCTGCAGGACGGAGTATAATGTCTGCTCTTTTGCGACAATATTCGAAGATAAAAGATGTCCTAATGCAGTTTGCTGTATAGAGAAGAGTATAGATGGATGCTATGAATGTTCAGAACTGGAAAACTGTACAAAGGGTTTCTACGCACCGGAGAATAATGGAGCAATTGAAGCGAAGGTGCAGGCCATGTTTATACGAAAATATGGGAAGGAAGCTTTTATTGAGGTGGAAGACAAGCTCCATGAGAGATTTGATTTTTACAAGATGCAGGAGATTTTGGGACAAGGTATACATGAAGGATTGAAAATATTAGAGAATGAATTGAGCAAGTAATCGATTATTGCTGTCCAAGGAGATAATAGGATTAAATATCTCAATACTAAATTTTTAAAGAGGTGAACAAATGAGAAAAACGCTTCAGTATGCGGCAGGTTATTTAAAAGATATTTTGGTTTCTGAAACATATGAGGCATATGAGATCAACCCCATATATGCAAACGATTTATCTGAAGAGAATATACGAAAAGGTGTTTTGGCGGTCAGAGCTTTTTTGGTTCGTATCTACGATGCTTTATACGCCAAAGGCGAGATCTATGATCATGGCAAAAAAGATGCCCATGAATATGCAAACAGAACTTCCCTTTTGGTGCATTATCCATTTCTGAATACTGTAAAAATCATATTAATGAATATAGGGTACAGTGGTATACTGGCAGAAGACGCACAATCTATCATCTGCGAAAATACCATATTTAACGAGAAAGTTTCTGGTGCTAAAAACCTTGAATGCTTGCGATTTTTGGCGGATTGTGGTTTATGCGTTGAAGGCATGGACATAAATAACAAAAAGCAAAAATTGACAGATATCCAAACTATAAAGATAAGTTATCCGGATGATCCTATGATGTTGACAGGTTTGAAGGTGATGGCAACAGCAGAAAGAGAACATGGCACGCTCGTCAACCAGGATATTTTTCTGCGTTGTGATTACAGGGTATTGAAAAAAGAAACAACAGATGTATTTTTCGTAAT
This portion of the Defluviitalea raffinosedens genome encodes:
- the tnpA gene encoding IS200/IS605 family transposase → MDENSLSHTKWDCKYHIVFAPKYRRQEIYGKKKKEIGKILRELCEWKGVQIIEANACPDHIHMLVEIPPKLSISSFMGFLKGKSSLRIFEKYGNLKYKYGNRHFWCRGYYVSTVGRNKKAIEQYIKNQLHEDMMSDQISLKEYMDPFKGGK
- a CDS encoding MerR family transcriptional regulator; translation: MLKIGEFSKLAHLTVKALRFYEKEELLIPAFVDESTGFRYYETDQLEIAAKIKSYRQLELSIDEIKVILKGAEPKIILEEKVKNLKAQKEALDIRLSIINHILEEGVMKYQVTVKEIPSVIVYYSEVRLPKYSDMMQHIPIIREEWMKLNPGIKCIEPLYEFCEYLDEEHRDEDVTIRYNRAVDRFGVESENIRFREIPSAKVLSILHKGVYDQIGEAYAYIMKYAEVNGYKVIGLSRECYIDGIWNKGSIDEWLTEIQLPIE
- a CDS encoding GyrI-like domain-containing protein, which gives rise to MAFDFKKEYKEFYTATNEPKIVAVPKVNYIAVRGKGNPNEEGGAYQQAISILYAVAYTLKMSYKTDYKIEGFFEYVVPPSEGFWWQDNVAGVDYSNKDSFNWISVIRLPDFVTKEDFAWAVETASKKKKIDCSLAEFYTLEEGLCAQIMHIGPFDNEPATVALMDAYLEENGYETDLNEERLHHEIYLSDARKIAPEKWKTIIRHPIKKKK
- a CDS encoding class I SAM-dependent methyltransferase; the protein is MLEKMGEFFDRRLDEYEDHQLNCIESAHEFYKYTAKCLPMECGCRIIDLGCGTGLELEEYFRLNPSAKVTGIDLAPGMLNRLREKFRDKDVNLILGSYFEVPFGIERFDAAVSVESLHHFTADEKRPLYEKLRKSLKPGGFFILTDYMILSDEEEAFYRKELLRLKAEEGIADNEFYHYDTPLTVDHEKECLLSAGFSSVEILNHWAETYTIKAIR
- a CDS encoding S41 family peptidase, whose product is MKQPVFAMKVCSKIRWLMAGFFVFVLLLAGCGTISSTNAYLAEDRDSRWVNDITYLEKTLPRVHKNLYFKITEEEFTRQLEELKNKVHDYTDEEIEIALSVILAGIGDTHTGLNMGVESMYPLELHWFAEGIYITGTSKEHQELLNTRIIKVNGIKMEEAANKLRPLLQGANESWFKNQVIYYLTIPGVLKYFGLSESDEIGLEIELTDGQKKQVQLKPINYEEYVPIEQSDKVIPLYRSHPDENYWYEYLKDEKMIYLNYTRCREMENKPFKTFAKEFWDFAKSHEADKLIIDIRENGGGSSTILDSFIKELKKSKFNENGKLFVIIGKDTFSSAILNIISLKKDTMAWFVGEATGGEPNHYGEVKKFELPNSKIPIRYSTKYFHWLDQDVNTIEPDVVIEETFASYREGTDPVLEWIKKQN
- a CDS encoding DUF3795 domain-containing protein, coding for MGKEWSEKQKKVQILLGKEAIYKEAIKQLLELREEMFEQISQIVNGYPARAFYQMPFANVKGYHSKTLAYSIWHIFRIEDIVAHILIAGDDQIFVKGEYQKKIGSLIITTGNELQGQEIADFSQKLDIGALYEYAKEVMLSTNSILSQLEYSQMKKKYSDEDKKRLVESGCVSSAENAVWLIDYWCDKDINGLIKMPFSRHWIMHIEAMQRIKNKLCKMARKGVDPAAYCDHSCNHCFLGEWCGSCRTEYNVCSFATIFEDKRCPNAVCCIEKSIDGCYECSELENCTKGFYAPENNGAIEAKVQAMFIRKYGKEAFIEVEDKLHERFDFYKMQEILGQGIHEGLKILENELSK